The Croceicoccus marinus genome contains a region encoding:
- a CDS encoding c-type cytochrome, with translation MDGRTNTIFGWTLFGGVVALGLSSISGHVFDSERPEELGYVIEGAEEEGGEEGPSLAMLLSTADVTKGEAVFAKCTACHTIAQGGPNGIGPNLWGIMGKPIGQHAAGFAYSPALSSHGGNWDFENMDAWLTSPRAFANGTKMSFAGLGNPEDRANIIAYLNSMGSNLPLPEVEEVPAETVAAEIEAVDEPSTLSTEASDASAGTYPEVAADTDTTAPVGE, from the coding sequence ATGGACGGCAGAACCAATACCATCTTCGGCTGGACCCTGTTCGGCGGCGTCGTCGCCCTGGGCCTGTCCAGCATCAGCGGCCATGTCTTCGACAGCGAACGCCCCGAAGAACTGGGCTATGTGATCGAGGGCGCCGAGGAAGAAGGCGGCGAGGAAGGCCCCTCGCTGGCCATGCTGCTGTCGACCGCTGACGTGACCAAGGGCGAGGCGGTCTTCGCCAAGTGCACCGCGTGCCACACCATCGCGCAGGGCGGGCCCAACGGCATCGGCCCGAACCTGTGGGGCATCATGGGCAAGCCCATCGGCCAGCACGCGGCCGGCTTCGCCTATAGCCCGGCGCTGTCGAGTCACGGCGGCAACTGGGATTTCGAGAACATGGACGCGTGGCTGACCAGCCCGCGCGCCTTTGCCAATGGCACGAAGATGAGCTTCGCGGGCCTCGGCAATCCGGAAGACCGCGCCAATATCATCGCCTATCTCAACAGCATGGGCTCGAACCTGCCCTTGCCCGAGGTGGAGGAAGTCCCCGCCGAAACGGTCGCCGCCGAGATCGAGGCCGTGGACGAGCCGAGCACGCTCAGCACCGAGGCTTCGGACGCCAGCGCCGGGACCTATCCCGAGGTCGCCGCCGACACGGACACGACAGCACCCGTCGGCGAATAG
- a CDS encoding murein L,D-transpeptidase catalytic domain-containing protein, which translates to MVMPGRAFASASPLTPGQRRVLDVAKEQMDRAGEALWRRDIAGIADFGVHSSVPRFHFANLEQGTVRSFLVAHGTGSDPEHDGYLNEFSNTPGSNATSRGAYVTYEWYRGRYGTSIRLGGLDPDNSNALPRYIVAHPAEYATRAHVERWGRLGRSNGCFAMDPADFNEALWNLSGGRLLYADRLGIS; encoded by the coding sequence ATGGTCATGCCGGGCCGGGCGTTTGCCAGCGCCAGCCCGCTGACGCCGGGCCAGCGCCGCGTGCTCGACGTCGCGAAGGAACAGATGGACCGCGCGGGCGAGGCGCTGTGGCGCAGGGACATCGCGGGGATCGCCGATTTCGGCGTCCACTCCTCCGTCCCGCGCTTTCATTTCGCCAATCTCGAACAGGGCACGGTGCGCAGCTTCCTCGTGGCGCACGGCACCGGCTCGGACCCCGAGCATGACGGCTATCTCAACGAATTCTCGAACACGCCGGGGTCGAACGCGACCAGCCGCGGCGCCTATGTGACCTATGAATGGTACCGGGGCCGCTATGGCACATCGATCCGGCTGGGCGGGCTGGATCCGGACAATTCCAACGCGCTGCCGCGCTATATCGTGGCGCATCCGGCAGAATACGCCACCCGCGCCCATGTCGAGCGCTGGGGCAGGCTGGGCCGGTCCAACGGCTGTTTCGCGATGGACCCGGCCGATTTCAACGAAGCGCTGTGGAACCTGTCGGGCGGCCGGCTGCTCTACGCCGACCGCCTCGGTATTTCCTGA
- a CDS encoding L,D-transpeptidase family protein has product MTLYAPTRSPAPRPAPRPAPRSALKAPQDAPKAPRRALKLLGHAALWSVAIAMPATAVAQVAPAAGAAQAQPVSGSQPLPKTQPRPQPTSLLPGEQARQAPTDLTSAPVVQEIPTDYFVTAPDWQVAQAQQLLNFIKGIGNEGLFPRDYQPEALQAAIAAGPGPRLNETATRLFTWVAEDLRDGRTEMDSRHQWFVEDPDWKLRPIKPLLQEALAGTGSGGGIVAALDSLNPTHPDYAVLKQMLLETSEGDKASRAKIRANMDRWRWLGRDLGKNYLLTNVPEYQLRLVVNNKVHTSFRTIVGKPGRTATPQLAEKVEGVIFNPTWTVPQSIVVGEGLGARVMGNPSYARSNGYKAYKTEAGMTVVVQQPGPGNSLGLMKLDMPNPHAIFLHDTPSKSLFNNSERALSHGCVRTENAMKLAMIMAKGLGGLSSEEAVEIANSREYTRVPLTKELPVYITYFTMARDIDDQMRSFDDIYGRDEPVLASLAAPRVQKTGQHKTDEPIVPIEAPGA; this is encoded by the coding sequence ATGACCTTGTATGCACCCACCCGTTCCCCTGCCCCGCGCCCTGCCCCGCGCCCTGCCCCGCGCAGCGCGTTGAAAGCCCCGCAAGACGCGCCGAAAGCCCCGCGACGCGCGCTGAAACTGCTGGGCCATGCCGCCCTGTGGAGCGTGGCGATCGCCATGCCCGCCACCGCCGTGGCGCAGGTCGCGCCCGCCGCAGGGGCCGCGCAGGCGCAGCCCGTTTCGGGTTCCCAACCACTTCCGAAGACGCAGCCCCGGCCGCAGCCCACGTCGCTGCTGCCCGGCGAACAGGCACGGCAGGCGCCGACCGACCTGACCTCCGCGCCGGTGGTTCAGGAAATCCCGACCGATTATTTCGTCACCGCGCCCGACTGGCAGGTGGCGCAGGCCCAGCAATTGCTGAACTTCATCAAGGGAATCGGGAACGAGGGGCTGTTCCCCCGCGACTATCAGCCCGAGGCGCTGCAGGCTGCGATCGCCGCCGGCCCGGGCCCGCGCCTGAACGAAACGGCGACCCGCTTGTTCACCTGGGTCGCCGAGGATCTGCGCGACGGTCGCACCGAGATGGATTCGCGCCACCAATGGTTCGTCGAGGACCCGGACTGGAAGCTGCGCCCGATCAAGCCGCTGCTGCAGGAAGCGCTCGCCGGTACCGGTTCGGGCGGCGGGATCGTCGCCGCGCTCGATTCGCTCAATCCCACGCACCCCGATTACGCGGTGCTGAAACAGATGCTGCTGGAAACGAGCGAGGGCGACAAGGCATCGCGCGCGAAGATCCGCGCCAACATGGACCGCTGGCGCTGGCTGGGCCGCGACCTGGGCAAGAACTATCTGCTGACCAACGTGCCCGAATACCAGCTGCGGCTGGTCGTCAACAACAAGGTCCATACCTCGTTCCGCACCATCGTCGGCAAGCCGGGCCGCACCGCCACCCCGCAGCTGGCCGAAAAGGTCGAGGGCGTGATCTTCAACCCCACCTGGACCGTGCCGCAATCGATCGTGGTCGGCGAAGGGCTGGGCGCGCGGGTGATGGGCAATCCGTCCTATGCGCGGAGCAACGGGTACAAGGCCTACAAGACCGAAGCGGGCATGACCGTCGTCGTGCAGCAGCCGGGGCCGGGCAATTCGCTGGGCCTGATGAAGCTGGACATGCCCAATCCGCATGCGATCTTCCTGCACGACACGCCTTCGAAGTCGCTGTTCAATAACAGCGAGCGCGCGCTCAGCCATGGCTGCGTCCGTACCGAGAATGCGATGAAGCTGGCGATGATCATGGCCAAGGGCCTTGGCGGGCTGTCGAGCGAGGAAGCGGTCGAGATCGCGAACTCGCGCGAATATACCCGCGTGCCGCTGACCAAGGAGCTGCCGGTCTACATCACCTATTTCACCATGGCGCGCGACATCGACGACCAGATGCGCAGCTTCGACGACATCTACGGCCGCGACGAACCCGTGCTGGCCAGCTTGGCCGCCCCGCGCGTGCAGAAGACCGGCCAGCACAAGACGGACGAGCCGATCGTGCCGATCGAGGCGCCGGGAGCCTGA
- the ispG gene encoding flavodoxin-dependent (E)-4-hydroxy-3-methylbut-2-enyl-diphosphate synthase yields the protein MSTDSIAAIRPWRMIDRRKSRQIMVGRVPVGGDAPISVQTMTNTLTSDAGATIDQIRRCEDAGADIVRVSCPDVESTAALKQIVRATDVPIISDIHFHYKRALEAADAGAACLRINPGNIGSGERVAEVVRAAKANGCSIRIGVNAGSLEKDLLEKYGEPCPEALVESALDHIKLLQDHDFHEYKVAVKASDVFLAVAAYQGLADAVDCPLHLGITEAGGLIGGTVKSALGIGNLLWAGIGDTLRVSLSAEPEEEVRVGFEILKSLGLRTRGVRVVSCPSCARQGFDVIRTVQALEERLQHIKTPLSLSVLGCVVNGPGEARETDIGITGGGNGKHMVYLSGVTDHHVQSADMLDHIVKLVEAKAAEIEGGMTDAGKADIAGVNEAAE from the coding sequence ATGTCCACAGACAGCATCGCAGCAATCCGCCCCTGGCGCATGATCGACCGCCGCAAGAGCCGCCAGATCATGGTCGGCCGCGTGCCCGTCGGCGGCGACGCGCCGATCAGCGTCCAGACCATGACCAACACGCTGACCAGCGACGCGGGCGCGACGATCGACCAGATCCGCCGGTGCGAGGATGCGGGCGCCGATATCGTGCGCGTGTCCTGCCCCGACGTCGAATCGACCGCGGCACTGAAACAGATCGTGCGCGCGACCGACGTGCCGATCATCTCTGACATCCATTTCCACTACAAGCGGGCGCTGGAAGCCGCCGACGCGGGCGCGGCGTGCCTGCGCATCAACCCCGGCAATATCGGTTCGGGCGAGCGCGTGGCCGAGGTCGTGCGCGCTGCCAAGGCCAACGGCTGCTCGATCCGCATCGGCGTGAACGCGGGCAGTCTGGAAAAAGACCTGCTGGAGAAATACGGCGAGCCTTGCCCCGAGGCGCTGGTCGAATCGGCTCTGGATCACATCAAGCTGCTGCAGGACCATGATTTCCACGAATACAAGGTCGCGGTGAAGGCCAGCGACGTGTTCCTGGCGGTCGCGGCCTATCAGGGGCTGGCCGATGCGGTCGATTGCCCGCTGCATCTTGGCATCACCGAGGCGGGCGGACTGATCGGCGGGACGGTGAAATCCGCGCTGGGCATCGGCAACCTGCTGTGGGCGGGCATCGGCGATACCCTTCGCGTGTCGCTGTCGGCAGAGCCCGAAGAGGAAGTGCGCGTCGGGTTCGAGATCCTCAAAAGCCTGGGCCTGCGTACCCGCGGCGTGCGCGTCGTGTCCTGCCCGTCTTGCGCGCGGCAGGGTTTCGACGTCATCCGCACGGTGCAGGCGCTGGAAGAGCGGTTGCAGCACATCAAGACCCCGCTGTCGCTGTCGGTGCTGGGCTGCGTGGTCAACGGGCCGGGCGAGGCGCGCGAGACCGATATCGGCATCACCGGCGGCGGCAACGGCAAGCACATGGTCTATCTGTCGGGCGTCACCGACCACCATGTGCAGAGCGCCGACATGCTCGATCACATCGTCAAGCTGGTCGAGGCGAAGGCCGCCGAGATCGAGGGCGGGATGACCGACGCCGGGAAGGCCGATATTGCCGGCGTGAACGAGGCCGCCGAATAG
- a CDS encoding GNAT family N-acetyltransferase: MTDFRLRDAAIGDAAALSMLGRESFVAAFGHLYRPEDLARFLDEVHDPAAIAAQIADPAVLHQLAVDDTDRLLGYCKLDAHSFYGEYSDARSPLGLSQLYTDPAMTGLGLGAALMEWALGTARARGCDAIQLSVWSENLGAQRFYQRHGFAKIADIDFWVGSHRDDEFLYELRL, from the coding sequence ATGACAGATTTCCGCCTGCGCGATGCCGCCATCGGTGATGCCGCAGCCCTGTCCATGCTTGGGCGAGAGAGCTTCGTGGCCGCTTTCGGCCATCTCTACCGGCCCGAGGATCTGGCGCGCTTCCTGGATGAGGTGCACGACCCCGCCGCCATCGCCGCGCAGATCGCCGATCCGGCGGTCCTGCACCAGCTGGCGGTGGACGATACGGACCGTCTGCTGGGCTATTGCAAGCTCGACGCCCACAGTTTCTATGGCGAATATTCCGACGCGCGCAGTCCGCTGGGGCTCAGCCAGCTCTATACCGATCCGGCAATGACGGGGCTCGGGCTGGGGGCGGCGCTGATGGAATGGGCACTTGGGACGGCGCGGGCGCGCGGCTGCGATGCCATACAGCTGTCGGTCTGGAGCGAGAATTTGGGCGCGCAGCGTTTTTACCAGCGGCACGGTTTTGCCAAGATCGCCGACATCGACTTCTGGGTCGGCAGCCACCGCGACGACGAGTTCCTCTACGAGTTGCGGCTTTGA
- a CDS encoding TIGR02281 family clan AA aspartic protease, whose protein sequence is MSMHKVFWIGFAACIVGAFMTEMPGGDAPEASPVSDAAMPAAASRTSQVDDGWGGGDIRLSRRDDGHFYASPSIGGRQLDVMVDTGASFVALTGQDARAAGLDWSDSDLQPVAHGASGVVEGVPVMIDSIELGGTEMRNVEAAIVPEGLPVTLLGQSYLRRFQRVEIEGDAMVLSQD, encoded by the coding sequence ATGAGCATGCACAAGGTCTTCTGGATCGGCTTCGCCGCCTGCATCGTGGGCGCCTTCATGACCGAGATGCCCGGCGGCGATGCGCCCGAAGCGTCGCCTGTGTCCGATGCGGCGATGCCGGCCGCGGCATCGCGAACTTCGCAGGTCGATGACGGATGGGGCGGGGGCGATATTCGCCTGTCGCGCCGCGATGACGGACATTTCTACGCCAGCCCGTCGATCGGCGGGCGTCAGCTGGACGTGATGGTCGACACCGGCGCCAGCTTCGTGGCGCTGACCGGCCAGGATGCGCGCGCGGCGGGGCTGGACTGGAGCGATTCGGATCTGCAGCCGGTCGCCCACGGCGCCAGCGGGGTGGTCGAGGGCGTACCGGTGATGATCGACAGCATCGAGCTTGGCGGCACGGAAATGCGCAATGTCGAAGCCGCGATCGTGCCCGAAGGCCTGCCGGTCACGCTGCTGGGCCAAAGCTATCTGCGCCGCTTCCAGCGGGTGGAGATCGAAGGCGACGCCATGGTGCTGTCGCAGGACTGA
- a CDS encoding prephenate dehydratase: protein MNAPLPTKASPYAAPAMALVNKMTRAALAQPDRAMSFQGAPGANSHIAALNFDPDCLPMPCFSFADAIDAVKEGRAARAIIPIENSHNGRVADIHFLLPESGLAITGEHFMEIHHHLMALGDGPYRAVISHPQALGQCRHRLRADGLVPMDHADTAGAAATVFEQQDPGLAAIAPEMAAELYGLKIVAREIEDARDNMTRFVVLAKDALDPATIEGPAMTTFVFEVRNIPAALYKALGGFATNGVNMTKLESYQKGAAFAATEFYADILGAPGQPAVDRALEELGFYSKHLRMLGTYPQARERG, encoded by the coding sequence ATGAACGCGCCCTTGCCCACGAAGGCCAGCCCCTATGCCGCACCGGCGATGGCGCTGGTGAACAAGATGACCCGCGCCGCGCTTGCGCAGCCCGACCGGGCGATGTCGTTCCAGGGCGCGCCGGGCGCCAATTCGCATATCGCGGCGCTGAACTTCGATCCCGATTGCCTGCCGATGCCCTGCTTCTCGTTCGCGGACGCGATCGACGCCGTCAAGGAAGGGCGCGCCGCGCGGGCCATCATCCCGATCGAGAATTCGCATAACGGGCGCGTGGCGGACATCCATTTCCTGCTGCCGGAATCGGGGCTTGCCATCACCGGCGAGCATTTCATGGAGATCCATCACCATCTGATGGCGCTGGGTGATGGCCCCTATCGCGCGGTGATCAGCCATCCGCAGGCGCTGGGCCAGTGCCGTCACCGGCTGCGCGCCGACGGGCTGGTGCCGATGGACCATGCAGACACCGCCGGCGCCGCCGCGACCGTGTTCGAACAGCAGGATCCGGGTCTTGCCGCGATCGCTCCCGAAATGGCGGCCGAGCTTTACGGGTTGAAGATCGTCGCGCGCGAGATCGAGGATGCGCGCGACAACATGACGCGATTCGTCGTGCTGGCGAAGGACGCGCTGGACCCGGCGACCATCGAGGGACCGGCCATGACCACCTTCGTGTTCGAGGTGCGCAATATCCCGGCCGCGCTGTACAAGGCGCTGGGCGGATTCGCGACCAACGGCGTCAACATGACCAAGCTGGAAAGCTATCAGAAGGGCGCGGCCTTTGCCGCGACCGAGTTCTATGCCGACATTCTGGGCGCCCCCGGCCAGCCCGCCGTGGATCGCGCGCTGGAAGAGCTGGGCTTCTATTCCAAGCATCTTCGCATGCTGGGCACCTATCCGCAGGCGCGCGAACGCGGCTGA
- a CDS encoding zinc transporter ZntB, translated as MEDVQLYDDHGGEDALLFARVLDGKGGGRMLGWEEARAWAPSPSRPNDVLWMHICRNQPGVQDWLENMVGIPEPTAELLVSDRTRPRAFREGDTLVATLRGINFNPNAEPEDMVSMQLWCDGRRLITLRRERLQTPRDTLAEIDRGIGPTDAGSLITQLTEHMIARMSRSIIDMNEHIDELERVDPEEDPEEILPRITTIRRNCLALKRHMSPQHEALERISREAPGWFEDHDRREIAETIERLRRYLDDIDISMESAVVLQDEIRARAVASSEKATYMLTIVAGIFLPLSFLTGLMGINVGGMPGVNDGNAFWEVVGLCTAILAVQLFLFWRWKWL; from the coding sequence TTGGAAGACGTTCAACTCTACGACGATCATGGCGGCGAGGATGCGCTGCTGTTCGCGCGCGTACTCGACGGCAAGGGCGGCGGGCGCATGCTGGGCTGGGAGGAAGCGCGCGCCTGGGCCCCATCGCCGTCGCGGCCGAATGACGTGCTGTGGATGCATATCTGCCGCAACCAGCCGGGCGTGCAGGACTGGCTCGAGAACATGGTCGGCATCCCGGAACCCACGGCAGAGCTGCTGGTCAGCGACCGCACCCGCCCCCGCGCGTTCCGCGAGGGCGATACGCTGGTCGCCACGCTGCGCGGCATCAACTTCAACCCCAATGCCGAGCCCGAGGACATGGTCTCGATGCAATTGTGGTGCGACGGGCGGCGGCTGATCACCCTGCGCCGCGAACGGCTGCAGACCCCGCGCGACACGCTGGCCGAGATCGACCGCGGCATCGGCCCGACCGACGCGGGATCGCTGATCACCCAGCTGACCGAGCACATGATCGCGCGGATGAGCCGGTCGATCATCGACATGAACGAACATATCGACGAGCTGGAGCGGGTCGATCCCGAGGAGGACCCCGAGGAAATCCTGCCCCGCATCACCACCATTCGCCGCAACTGCCTGGCGCTGAAACGCCACATGAGCCCGCAGCACGAGGCGCTGGAGCGCATCAGCCGCGAAGCGCCGGGCTGGTTCGAGGATCACGACCGGCGCGAGATCGCCGAGACGATCGAACGCCTGCGCCGCTATCTCGACGATATCGACATCTCGATGGAAAGCGCGGTGGTGCTGCAGGACGAGATTCGCGCCCGCGCCGTCGCCAGCAGCGAGAAGGCGACCTATATGCTGACCATCGTCGCGGGCATCTTCCTGCCGCTCAGCTTTCTGACGGGCCTGATGGGCATCAATGTCGGCGGCATGCCGGGGGTGAACGACGGCAATGCGTTCTGGGAAGTCGTCGGCCTGTGCACGGCCATCCTGGCGGTGCAATTGTTCCTGTTCTGGCGCTGGAAATGGCTGTGA